One region of Quercus lobata isolate SW786 chromosome 2, ValleyOak3.0 Primary Assembly, whole genome shotgun sequence genomic DNA includes:
- the LOC115970363 gene encoding acyl-lipid (9-3)-desaturase-like — protein sequence MAESRRYISQEELGKHNKRGDLWVSIQGKIYDVTDWAKDHPGGEPPLLNLSGQDATDAFVAYHPGTAYQYLDKFFTGYYLQDYSVSEVSKDYRKLVSEFSQMGLFDKKGHVTLYTLTAIAILFVVSVYGILRSDSMWVHLGCGALMGVLWIQSGWIGHDSGHYKVMSSTGINRFAQVLSGNCLAGISIAWWKWNHNAHHIACNSLDFDPDLQHMPFFVVSSKFFNSLTSYFYDRKLNFDSASRFLVSYQHWSFYPVMCLARINLFAQSFMLLSSKRRVANRGQEVLGILVFWIWYPFLVSCLPNWGERIMFVIISFSVTGIQHVQFCLNHFSSNVYVGHPSGNEWCDKQTKGTLDITCPSWMDWFHGGLQFQIEHHLFPRLPRCQLRKVSPMVQELCKKHNLPYNSASFWKANEMTIGTLRTAALQARDLANPVPKNMVWEAFNTHG from the coding sequence ATGGCAGAGTCAAGGAGGTACATTTCACAGGAAGAACTTGGAAAGCACAACAAACGAGGAGATCTATGGGTCTCTATCCAGGGAAAGATCTACGATGTGACTGATTGGGCTAAAGACCACCCGGGTGGTGAGCCTCCTTTGTTGAATCTCTCTGGCCAAGATGCCACTGATGCTTTTGTTGCATACCATCCAGGCACTGCTTATCAATATCTAGACAAATTCTTTACTGGGTATTATCTCCAAGACTATTCTGTTTCAGAGGTTTCCAAAGATTACAGGAAGCTTGTGTCTGAGTTTTCTCAGATGGGTTTGTTTGATAAAAAGGGACACGTGACGTTGTATACACTTACAGCGATAGCAATCTTGTTTGTTGTGAGTGTTTATGGTATTTTGCGCTCTGATAGCATGTGGGTGCATCTTGGTTGTGGTGCGTTAATGGGGGTTCTTTGGATTCAAAGTGGTTGGATTGGACATGACTCTGGGCATTACAAGGTTATGAGCAGCACTGGAATCAATCGCTTTGCTCAAGTTCTTAGTGGGAATTGTCTTGCAGGGATTAGTATTGCTTGGTGGAAGTGGAACCACAATGCACATCATATTGCTTGCAACAGCTTGGATTTCGATCCAGATCTTCAGCACATGCCTTTCTTTGTGGTATCTTCGAAATTCTTCAATTCACTTACTTCTTATTTTTATGATAGGAAGCTGAATTTTGATTCTGCTTCTAGGTTCTTGGTTAGTTACCAGCATTGGTCATTTTATCCTGTGATGTGTTTGGCTAGGATTAACTTATTTGCACAATCATTCATGTTGTTGTCGTCTAAGAGAAGGGTGGCCAATAGGGGCCAGGAGGTCTTGGGGATTCTTGTGTTTTGGATTTGGTACCCCTTTCTTGTTTCTTGCCTGCCTAATTGGGGTGAGAGAATCATGTTTGTTATTATAAGTTTTTCGGTCACTGGAATTCAGCATGTTCAGTTCTGTTTGAACCATTTCTCTTCTAATGTTTATGTTGGCCACCCTAGTGGGAATGAATGGTGTGACAAGCAGACTAAGGGAACATTGGATATAACCTGCCCTTCTTGGATGGATTGGTTTCATGGTGGGCTGCAGTTTCAGATTGAGCACCATTTGTTTCCCCGTTTGCCTCGATGCCAGCTGAGGAAAGTCTCACCAATGGTTCAGGAACTATGCAAGAAGCACAATTTGCCTTACAACAGTGCTTCATTCTGGAAGGCCAATGAAATGACAATTGGGACACTCAGGACAGCAGCCTTGCAGGCTCGTGATCTTGCCAATCCAGTTCCAAAGAATATGGTTTGGGAAGCTTTCAACACTCATGGATGA